A genome region from Megalobrama amblycephala isolate DHTTF-2021 linkage group LG16, ASM1881202v1, whole genome shotgun sequence includes the following:
- the p2ry13 gene encoding P2Y purinoceptor 12 isoform X1 yields MIHFHAKGIKMNVSQVNTSLKCERDTSVTSILFPCLYAALFLVAFVLNSLAAWIFFQIRSSSTFVVYLKNVVMADLLMTLTVPVKALTDAGLGSWHLRAFHCRYSAVLFYTTMYISILLLGFISLDRYLKIVHPFWKCALQRVGVGRILCAVIWVVMLSLALPNVILSNHMPPISAGGKLRCTRMKGKMGLIWHEGFNYFCQVVFWGTLALMVVCYTFISRKVFESYRASQSSSDTASKQTTSKVFVVVGVFFVCFAPFHLARIPYTLSQTRSTSSQCWAQNQLYFAKEMTLWISSTNVCLDPLIYVFLCRVFRKKLTATLSRRPLPHGLGSLTESTTRMEMPNRVHCNTNLDLGHQ; encoded by the exons GCATCAAGATGAACGTGAGTCAGGTGAACACTTCACTCAAGTGCGAGCGGGACACTAGCGTAACGTCCATACTCTTCCCTTGCCTGTACGCTGCTCTCTTCCTGGTTGCTTTTGTGTTGAACAGTCTGGCCGCCTGGATCTTCTTCCAAATCCGCAGCAGCTCAACATTTGTTGTGTACCTGAAGAACGTAGTCATGGCCGATCTGTTGATGACCCTGACCGTGCCTGTAAAGGCGCTGACCGATGCGGGGTTGGGTTCCTGGCACCTCCGGGCTTTTCATTGCCGGTACTCAGCTGTACTCTTCTATACCACTATGTACATCAGCATCCTTCTTCTGGGATTCATTAGCTTGGACCGCTACCTAAAGATTGTGCATCCGTTCTGGAAATGTGCTCTGCAGAGGGTCGGGGTGGGTCGGATCCTGTGTGCAGTTATCTGGGTGGTTATGCTGTCGTTGGCTCTGCCGAATGTCATCCTGAGTAACCACATGCCACCGATCTCTGCTGGTGGTAAGCTGCGATGCACCAGGATGAAGGGGAAGATGGGATTAATCTGGCATGAAGGTTTCAACTACTTCTGCCAGGTTGTTTTTTGGGGAACGTTGGCACTCATGGTTGTCTGCTACACCTTCATCAGCAGGAAAGTGTTTGAATCGTACCGTGCATCACAAAGCAGCAGTGACACCGCCAGCAAACAGACCACATCTAAG GTGTTTGTGGTAGTGGGAGTTTTCTTCGTATGCTTTGCACCGTTCCACCTGGCCCGAATCCCTTACACCCTCAGTCAGACCCGGAGCACTTCTTCCCAGTGCTGGGCCCAAAACCAGCTGTATTTTGCCAAAGAGATGACACTCTGGATATCATCAACTAACGTGTGCCTGGACCCTCTCATTTATGTGTTCCTGTGTCGAGTCTTTCGCAAGAAGCTGACTGCCACACTGAGCCGCCGTCCGCTCCCACATGGACTGGGCTCTCTGACAGAGTCCACCACCAGAATGGAGATGCCCAACAGAGTCCACTGTAACACCAATCTGGATTTAGGTCATCAGTAA
- the p2ry13 gene encoding P2Y purinoceptor 12 isoform X2 has translation MNVSQVNTSLKCERDTSVTSILFPCLYAALFLVAFVLNSLAAWIFFQIRSSSTFVVYLKNVVMADLLMTLTVPVKALTDAGLGSWHLRAFHCRYSAVLFYTTMYISILLLGFISLDRYLKIVHPFWKCALQRVGVGRILCAVIWVVMLSLALPNVILSNHMPPISAGGKLRCTRMKGKMGLIWHEGFNYFCQVVFWGTLALMVVCYTFISRKVFESYRASQSSSDTASKQTTSKVFVVVGVFFVCFAPFHLARIPYTLSQTRSTSSQCWAQNQLYFAKEMTLWISSTNVCLDPLIYVFLCRVFRKKLTATLSRRPLPHGLGSLTESTTRMEMPNRVHCNTNLDLGHQ, from the exons ATGAACGTGAGTCAGGTGAACACTTCACTCAAGTGCGAGCGGGACACTAGCGTAACGTCCATACTCTTCCCTTGCCTGTACGCTGCTCTCTTCCTGGTTGCTTTTGTGTTGAACAGTCTGGCCGCCTGGATCTTCTTCCAAATCCGCAGCAGCTCAACATTTGTTGTGTACCTGAAGAACGTAGTCATGGCCGATCTGTTGATGACCCTGACCGTGCCTGTAAAGGCGCTGACCGATGCGGGGTTGGGTTCCTGGCACCTCCGGGCTTTTCATTGCCGGTACTCAGCTGTACTCTTCTATACCACTATGTACATCAGCATCCTTCTTCTGGGATTCATTAGCTTGGACCGCTACCTAAAGATTGTGCATCCGTTCTGGAAATGTGCTCTGCAGAGGGTCGGGGTGGGTCGGATCCTGTGTGCAGTTATCTGGGTGGTTATGCTGTCGTTGGCTCTGCCGAATGTCATCCTGAGTAACCACATGCCACCGATCTCTGCTGGTGGTAAGCTGCGATGCACCAGGATGAAGGGGAAGATGGGATTAATCTGGCATGAAGGTTTCAACTACTTCTGCCAGGTTGTTTTTTGGGGAACGTTGGCACTCATGGTTGTCTGCTACACCTTCATCAGCAGGAAAGTGTTTGAATCGTACCGTGCATCACAAAGCAGCAGTGACACCGCCAGCAAACAGACCACATCTAAG GTGTTTGTGGTAGTGGGAGTTTTCTTCGTATGCTTTGCACCGTTCCACCTGGCCCGAATCCCTTACACCCTCAGTCAGACCCGGAGCACTTCTTCCCAGTGCTGGGCCCAAAACCAGCTGTATTTTGCCAAAGAGATGACACTCTGGATATCATCAACTAACGTGTGCCTGGACCCTCTCATTTATGTGTTCCTGTGTCGAGTCTTTCGCAAGAAGCTGACTGCCACACTGAGCCGCCGTCCGCTCCCACATGGACTGGGCTCTCTGACAGAGTCCACCACCAGAATGGAGATGCCCAACAGAGTCCACTGTAACACCAATCTGGATTTAGGTCATCAGTAA